The sequence GGGTGATCGGAGGTGATTTTAACGAGGTTCGTAATGCTAGTGAAGGGTTCAACTGCAATTTCATTGAATCTAGGGCAAAGTTGTTTAATGAGTTCATCGAGGATTCTAAGCTGATCGATATTCCATTGGGGTCGGATTTTCACACGGGTGAGTGATGACGGTCTTAAATTCAGTAAGCTTGATCGTTTTATTGTAAACGATTTATTCTACAATCTATGGTCATGCTTATCGATGGTTGCTTTAGAAAGGGGGAAATCAGACCACTGCCCGATCACTTTAAAAGAGGATGATCGAAATTTTGGCCCGAAACCGATTAAGGTGTTTGATGATTGGCTCGAAATTGAAGGAGTTGAAGATTGCATTAAAGATGTTTGGGCCGAAGATGTTGGAGGTGGTTCTCGTTTAGATTGTCGCTTAAGGAACAAGCTTAAAAAAATCAAAATGGCATTAAAGTCAAAGAGTTCGGAAAAATTTGGCAACCTAGAGGGTGAGATAGAGCTATTTAGATCCATGGCCAATACGTATGAGCTTCGGGCAGAATTCGGTCAATTAAATGACGATGAAAGAACCGATTGGTTGAATGCTAGAAAGGAATGGTTTCAAAGGGAGAAAATCAAATGTAACATgttgaaacaaaaggcgaagattCGTTGGGTTCTCGAGGGTGATGAGAACTCTAAGTATTTTCACTCGGTAATAAAAAGAGGTTACAACAAGTGTAACATTAGGGTTTAAATGTTAACGGGATGTGGTGTGAGGATCCTCATGTAATTAAAGAAGCGGCTTTTAATCACTTCAAAAACATCTTTAGTGAACATCCGGGTGCTAGGTTTAGCCTTGTAGATTTAAACTACCCGTCTTTTTCAATTGTGGAGGCCAACGGATTAGAGGGTGTTATTGATGAAGCGGAGATACTTGAGGCAATTCATGATTGTGGTAGTGGGAAAGCGCCGGGCCCAGACGGGTTTAACATGGGTTTTTTCAAGAAGTATTGGGACGTTATTAAAGGTGATGTGATTAAGGAAATATCGTGGTTTTGGGAGAATGGAGAATTCTCTAAGGGGTGTAATGCATCATTTGTTACTTTGGTTCCGAAGAAAAATGATCCGCTCACACTTGGTGACTACAGGCCGATTAGTCTTATTGGAAGTTTCTACAAAATTGTTGCCAAGATCCTTTCAAACCAGTTACGGAAGGTCATACCTAGACTTGTTGGCGCGGAGCAAAGTGCGTTCTTAAGAGAAAGGTATATTCTTGATGGTGTACTCGTGGCGAATGAGAATATAGAGTACTTAAAATCTAATAAAAAGAAGGGGCTTATTTTTAAGGTTGATTTCGAAAAGGTGTTCGATAGTTTGAATTGGGATTTCCTTATTGAGGTCATGAGATGTATGGGTTTTGGTGAAAAATGGTGTAAGTGGATCCGTGCTTGCTTTCAATCGgctagtgtaacatcccgcgtttttccgttaaatttatttttaacaccgtctttttttctaaaatgacatctctcgtcacctatactcgtacacttcgttaactaatgttcttgataatcccgttactcgattacaacatctctcgttaacttgcgttttaaaaatattcgtttggttaattcccgcacccgactacaaacttgagggactaattttggcacttggccaaaactttgtaactagtcaccaccaccaccacttatcCCATTCATTCACCAACTCTTTCTTTcctacttccatttttattctctcaaaccttcaaacacaaattcatcatctaatttggaactagaaagctcacaacaaatccgactacatattcttgatcctctcatcattctctacgatttgatactaactacaccgattttgggtaacatttctaaaactctagatttctttaaattcgtgtttttgacttgaaatgttgttagttagtgtctatggctcgtgtctagcatgattatatgatttgtatgctcgatcttgatgttttggtgtaactagcttgaaaatgaaaagtgtatgcttaatctttgattttggatgatgaaatgtgtttagatgttaatgtttgtgtgttcaaagtgttagttacttcaatagctccgttttggtgtgttgattgacatgaaaaccttacattaacatgattagtgattttgagattttagttagggtttgataggccttatatgaatttttgatgcatcaaatgctaggaaatgttgttagtaagtgtttagttgtattgtatgattcattaccttcaaaacggcatatcatatgtgtggattggattcccgaatcataaaatacgttttacgaacttgaaactttgaaaataaacctttcttgatcaattgacgagttttcggttattgtaaatgatgtttttgcttgatgaaaagtggttagttgtattccttgtcaaaatacctttccaacgatataagatacttttttggatgtttacggtttaggatttatgggtatttgaagttgggttcgtgcatactttgaaaaactgaccagaaatctctgcccagatggtggcgcggcgcgccccatccccgcgcggcgcgcggattggcctggccagattctgctttgtttggcgcatttcacgcgaaatgtttgactagctatcgacctccgattcacatgaaacttgttttaatatacttgtatatgaatatttagcatagaaaaaatagtccgggacccgacccgaacgcgttgactttttcgttgactttgaccaagtttgacttttagtcaaacttaactaaacttttatacaatcattctaacatgcttttatacttgtttcttgtatgaaacttgacaacgtgattcacatgctatacttaatcgagtcgtaacgagccataggactaattgaacacatttcacccgaccttgtgtcgtaacaggttaattgatacaacttacttgtttaggtcaaggctaaacaactatcatgcacacgtttactttgtgaagtacatttatactcgtgcactcgaggtgagatcatagtcccaccttttcaacaactttttttatacttttaaattgtgggctgagaaacatatactttgttacattttgtactacttacttttatactttgaacacaagtacaaggaaaacaaacattccacagcgagttagaacaaaaaatcctcaattcgattatcattagttacacttgcagggtgtaagcgagaacttatattgtgtggccatacgggtttgacaaaccctcattacggacggttcgctaccgtctacggatgaaatatattttcgagaaacagtgtatgttctaacactattgtgatggggttctatggaaggaaacgttaagtcttgataattgggtgctcgcgaacaatacttttggaatgcaaacgattttgataatcaactatgggaatactaaatcttgtggttcaaaaacaacgtttacaaatacatctatgatttcaccaacgtttttcgttgacagttttctatatgtttctcaggttcatactcggctacttgatacatgcttccgcacactttgatttcttgcttgaggtcaagcatacatgcatacgctagtgatagcacttttggattaaaccttaaagcatacatacttacgctatttatagcaactgtgattttcaacttatattatgtcgcaagttatttcatttatactttacaatttttgtaatcttaaacttgttgtcgaattgtttgtaaactaaactttgcaagtcttgtacgtttcaaatgaatgcgacataattttggtcaaacgagtctcatatagggactacgaccacgcaacgggacctaagttaacggcgccgtcaataacggttttggtcgggtcgttacaagtggtatcagagcgttggttgtagggaactaggacgtgcattagtgtgtctaacagagtcgttaggacgcattagtgagtctagactacaaccggatagttagcatttgcattctgacatacatttgctatagatagcacttacttgactacttgtgcattatacttgaatcattcttaggcaaactttttaatggtacccaaccttcatcatacgaactcgtattccgtcactttttggtaatacacgcgaattcaaggtttatacgcgtacggatgaccacgacttcgttagtcactctagttcgggaattctgactccttggttgttatccaccccgtctcagcttactatccacaagtgttgtaaagttaccaccactactctagatgagtatcgtcatcactatttatcactgcggttgcgtactactcgttatcatgactcgttactcttttcatacctaaatacattattgtctgactcgaaccgcattgacgtgaacaatcatttatacacttccctcagggaacgcttccttagagttgcagaaattctttcaatttaatacgagtcacgtttgagacgtcgttacattttgttcattttagatcttcacagttacacgaacttgatgttatggagtgatgtgggaatggaggtatgagttagcgtaatataacgacactcgatcaacgtggttatattacggtaagacataccaaagttctagtgacacgtgatggtggttagactcgatcaacctaaacaccaccatgtgccatgtacatgacttcatctattcatgtttggacatctgaaaactccgagaatattgataacaaccataccggggacacaccttcgatttttgtcgaactatacttatgcttccgaatgaattaccgattcctttcgacttcaaccgtatgttacacgtgtatactatctcgtcctcgcacagtcttattgactaactacaatttactcgttatgctcgcatcgaggcggaaacttctcttgcatcaccctcgtacttccggttcaggaggtccttattctaaattctcaatggagagcgactcttcacgtcatacaagtattcgccgcgagagtggatagtcctaacaatcgttttcaaaacccgataagaacttgccccgactaacgtttttggaaaccgatgaatcttccgcgacgcgaattttcttgagaaacttgtcctagctaacgttttcaattcctagcaaacttgttcaatctgccttagggaaatgtaccccgtttcggatcgagatcctcgtttcacttctagattttggagtaccttacaaaaagcctcgggaccgcgtttagacatgagtaccgcgtaccatccacaacccgacggaccgaacaaacatgcgatttaaaccttggaaaccataatacaagtttgtattaccaacttcaaatttacttgagaaaagtattttcctttaaccgaatcctcgtactacaatgattttcattcgagttttaacgtcactccttttgaaaccacatgtgaccggaaacgtcattctcctttgtcgaaccaagtaaacgatgatcaattcaccggggccgagcttattcatgagcaaccgagaaaatttattcatattcaggtaaaaccctacgcgactcgtaatcaccaagagctacgccaatgttagacgtaaacatttcaaattccacgtgggaaaccgcgtcacgttaagagtcgcaccttggaaaggtgcaatccgtttcgggaaaacgtaggaagcaaaatccgtgatattttaatccttttgaaatcttggggcgttttggacccgttgctagccgtttagattttccgactcattctgagtctccgtttatcctacattcgctgtatcaacttaaagacgtgttttgtgaAACAAGAACTTGATATCTTTTTAATGAACTTCCTATCGATGATAAACTTaatttcctaggaggaccggttgaaaccatgaatcgtgaaaccaaactctaagacgacgtgaaaCCCCGACCGtcgagttcgttgaaataccctaggacgtacttacccctcattcgtagaattggcaacacaagatctcgaggaagattcaacaactactacttccaactaaatttcgggacgaaatttcttttgaggtgtggataatgtaacatcccgcgtttttccgttaaatttatttttaacaccgtctttttttctaaaatgacatctctcgtcacctatactcgtacacttcgttaactaatgttcttgataatcccgttactcgattacaacatctctcgttaacttgcgttttaaaaatattcgtttggttaattcccgcacccgactacaaacttgagggactaattttggcacttggccaaaactttgtaactagtcaccaccaccaccacttatcCCATTCATTCACCAACTCTTTCTTTcctacttccatttttattctctcaaaccttcaaacacaaattcatcatctaatttggaactagaaagctcacaacaaatccgactacatattcttgatcctctcatcattctctacgatttgatactaactacaccgattttgggtaacatttctaaaactctagatttctttaaattcgtgtttttgacttgaaatgttgttagttagtgtctatggctcgtgtctagcatgattatatgatttgtatgctcgatcttgatgttttggtgtaactagcttgaaaatgaaaagtgtatgcttaatctttgattttggatgatgaaatgtgtttagatgttaatgtttgtgtgttcaaagtgttagttacttcaatagctccgttttggtgtgttgattgacatgaaaaccttacattaacatgattagtgattttgagattttagttagggtttgataggccttatatgaatttttgatgcatcaaatgctaggaaatgttgttagtaagtgtttagttgtattgtatgattcattaccttcaaaacggcatatcatatgtgtggattggattcccgaatcataaaatacgttttacgaacttgaaactttgaaaataaacctttcttgatcaattgacgagttttcggttattgtaaatgatgtttttgcttgatgaaaagtggttagttgtattccttgtcaaaatacctttccaacgatataagatactttttttggatgtttacggtttaggatttatgggtatttgaagttgggttcgtgcatactttgaaaaactgaccagaaatctctgcccagatggtggcgcggcgcgccccatccccgcgcggcgcgcggattggcctggccagattctgctttgtttggcgcatttcacgcgaaatgtttgactagctatcgacctccgattcacatgaaacttgttttaatatacttgtatatgaatatttagcatagaaaaaatagtccgggacccgacccgaacgcgttgactttttcgttgactttgaccaagtttgacttttagtcaaacttaaccaaacttttatacaatcattctaacatgcttttatacttgtttcttgtatgaaacttgacaacgtgattcacatgctatacttaatcgagtcgtaacgagccataggactaattgaacacatttcacccgaccttgtgtcgtaacaggttaattgatacaacttacttgtttaggtcaaggctaaacaactatcatgcacacgtttactttgtgaagtacatttatactcgtgcactcgaggtgagatcatagtcccaccttttcaacaactttttttatacttttaaattgtgggctgagaaacatatactttgttacattttgtactacttacttttatactttgaacacaagtacaaggaaaacaaacattccacagcgagttagaacaaaaaatcctcaattcgattatcattagttacacttgcagggtgtaagcgagaacttatattgtgtggccatacgggtttgacaaaccctcattacggacggttcgctaccgtctacggatgaaatatattttcgagaaacagtgtatgttctaacactattgtgatggggttctatggaaggaaacgttaagtcttgataattgggtgctcgcgaacaatacttttggaatgcaaacgattttgataatcaactatgggaatactaaatcttgtggttcaaaaacaacgtttacaaatacatctatgatttcaccaacgtttttcgttgacagttttctatatgtttctcaggttcatactcggctacttgatacatgcttccgcacactttgatttcttgcttgaggtcaagcatacatgcatacgctagtgatagcacttttggattaaaccttaaagcatacatacttacgctatt comes from Rutidosis leptorrhynchoides isolate AG116_Rl617_1_P2 chromosome 4, CSIRO_AGI_Rlap_v1, whole genome shotgun sequence and encodes:
- the LOC139840624 gene encoding uncharacterized protein, producing the protein MVGKSGGQLIIWDEACFDVTNSFVYDFCIGIRGKWKHSDKEFNVLNVYGPHDDINKQRLWNFLHNLIVNNSNQAWVIGGDFNEVRNASEGFNCNFIESRAKLFNEFIEDSKLIDIPLGSDFHTERGKSDHCPITLKEDDRNFGPKPIKVFDDWLEIEGVEDCIKDVWAEDVGGGSRLDCRLRNKLKKIKMALKSKSSEKFGNLEGEIELFRSMANTYELRAEFGQLNDDERTDWLNARKEWFQREKIKCNMLKQKAKIRWVLEGDENSKYFHSVIKRGYNKCNIRV